One genomic segment of Paenibacillus xylanexedens includes these proteins:
- a CDS encoding HesB/IscA family protein, which yields MINISETAADRLKEMLAQQETPGMFLRLGVAPGGCTGFSYAMGFDDKESDEDLYMDIQNMKVVVEKENLKYLDGLEIDFEESGMTGGFTIHNPNAVATCGCGSSFRTKEDAGVPDKDC from the coding sequence ATGATTAACATCAGCGAAACGGCTGCTGACAGATTGAAAGAGATGCTTGCACAGCAAGAGACACCCGGTATGTTCCTGCGTCTTGGCGTAGCACCGGGCGGTTGCACCGGATTTTCGTACGCCATGGGCTTTGACGATAAAGAGTCCGATGAGGACCTGTATATGGATATTCAGAACATGAAGGTTGTAGTCGAGAAGGAAAACCTGAAGTATCTGGATGGTCTCGAAATTGATTTTGAAGAGTCCGGTATGACGGGTGGGTTCACCATCCATAATCCTAACGCGGTAGCGACTTGTGGCTGTGGATCTTCTTTCCGTACGAAGGAAGATGCGGGTGTGCCTGATAAGGATTGTTAA